In Mastomys coucha isolate ucsf_1 unplaced genomic scaffold, UCSF_Mcou_1 pScaffold5, whole genome shotgun sequence, one genomic interval encodes:
- the Hcrt gene encoding orexin, which produces MNLPSTKVPWASVTLLLLLLLPPALLSLGVDAQPLPDCCRQKTCSCRLYELLHGAGNHAAGILTLGKRRAGPPGLQGRLQRLLQANGNHAAGILTMGRRAGAELEPHPCPGRRCPTLTATALAPRGGSGV; this is translated from the exons ATGAACCTTCCTTCTACAAAG GTTCCCTGGGCCTCCGtgacgctgctgctgctgctactgctgcccCCAGCGCTGTTGTCCCTTGGGGTGGACGCACAGCCTCTGCCCGACTGCTGTCGCCAGAAAACGTGTTCCTGCCGTCTCTACGAACTCTTGCATGGAGCTGGCAACCACGCTGCGGGCATCCTGACTCTGGGAAAGCGGCGGGCTGGACCCCCAGGCCTCCAGGGACGGCTGCAGCGCCTCCTCCAGGCCAACGGTAACCACGCAGCTGGCATCCTGACCATGGGCCGCCGCGCAGGCGCAGAGCTAGAGCCACATCCCTGCCCTGGTCGCCGCTGTCCGACCTTAACCGCCACCGCTTTAGCGCCCCGGGGCGGATCCGGAGTCTGA
- the Ghdc gene encoding GH3 domain-containing protein isoform X1, translated as MPVRVLRVSLPYHLLSKAPASSHCLLPPFSVCSGVWGKTWLSLSRPILSHSSPRSSLEMLLLWLLLLLLLLLPLLAMLWQQRAWGARPCWLISLQHRVSWGMLGWAAAWQQRKLERSTLNAGQSQQQALMWCLKKAQGSCCLPREYTDVSTFRNHLPLTQISHTQEKESEEKLPSPTFPQYHGDASLQATLLGLITLNKAYPEVLAPGSTACVTPISPWPCSVPWLGHALGRVSPDGAKDTRTLLLEALISPGLRVLEARTAVELLDVFVGLEADGEELAEAIASGSLGRLLPKRATELQEALEQGPRGLALRLWPKLQVVVTLDSGGQAEAVAALRVLWCQGLAFFSPAYAASGGVMALNLWPEQPQGSYLLPPEAPFIELLPIKKGTQEEAASTLLLTDAQREEEYELVLTDHTSLTRCRLGDVVQVVGTYNQCPVVRFTRRLGQTLSVRGEVTDETVFSVALAQAVGQWPGAKLLDHVCVESSILDSCEVLAPHYEVFVELRGLRNLSEENRDKLDHCLQEASPQYKALRIRGSVGLAKVHLVRPGSFSVLRRALAACPSSSWPPGMPRVLRLRHLAQLLQNSVIS; from the exons ATGCCAGTTAGGGTCTTGAGGGTCTCTCTTCCATATCACCTGCTCAGCAAGGCCCCGGCTTCCTCCCactgtctccttcctcccttttctgtgTGCAGTGGAGTGTGGGGGAAGACATGGTTATCCCTCTCACGGCCCATTCTGTCCCATTCCTCTCCCAGGAGCTCCTTGGAGATGCttctgctgtggctgctgctgctcctgctgctgctcctgccccTGCTGGCCATGCTCTGGCAGCAAAGGGCTTGGGGTGCCAGGCCATGCTGGCTGATCAGTCTCCAGCACCGAGTGTCCTGGGGGATGCTGGGCTGGGCAGCCGCCTGGCAGCAGCGGAAACTAGAACGGAGCACATTGAATGCAGGCCAGAGCCAGCAGCAGGCCCTTATGTGGTGTCTGAAGAAAGCCCAGGGTTCCTGCTGTCTCCCCAGGGAGTACACAG ACGTGAGCACCTTCCGGAATCATCTTCCACTGACCCAAATCAGCCACACCcaggagaaagaaagtgaagagaaaCTCCCGTCCCCTACCTTCCCCCAGTACCATGGAGATGCCTCTTTGCAG GCCACCCTACTGGGTCTAATAACCCTAAACAAGGCCTACCCTGAAGTGCTGGCTCCGGGAAGTACTGCCTGTGTGACCCCTATATCCCCATGGCCCTGTTCTGTCCCCTGGCTCGGGCATGCCCTGGGTCGGGTAAGCCCCGATGGAGCCAAGGACACCCGGACCCTGCTGCTGGAGGCGTTGATATCCCCGGGGCTGAGAGTGCTTGAGGCAAGGACTGCAGTGGAGCTCCTGGATGTCTTTGTGGGCTTGGAGGCTGATGGTGAAGAACTGGCTGAAGCCATAGCATCTGGGAGCCTAGGAAGGCTTCTCCCCAAACGAGCCACTGAGCTGCAGGAGGCCCTAGAGCAGGGACCCCGAGGATTGGCCCTCCGGCTCTGGCCAAAGCTGCAGGTGGTGGTGACTCTGGATTCAGGAGGACAGGCAGAAGCTGTGGCTGCCCTCAGGGTCCTGTGGTGCCAAGGGCTAGCCTTCTTCTCTCCCGCTTATGCTGCCTCCGGAG GAGTGATGGCCCTAAACCTGTGGCCAGAGCAACCCCAGGGATCCTATCTTCTGCCCCCTGAAGCCCCCTTTATTGAGCTGCTTCCAATCAAGAAAGGAACCCAAGAAGAGGCAGCCTCCACTCTCCTCCTTACTGATGCCCAAAGGGAGGAAGAGTATGAGTTAGTGCTGACGGACCATACCAGCCTGACCAG GTGCCGGCTGGGTGATGTGGTACAGGTGGTTGGTACCTACAATCAGTGTCCCGTGGTCAGGTTCACCCGCAG gCTGGGGCAAACCCTGAGTGTTCGAGGAGAAGTTACTGATGAGACTGTATTCTCTGTGGCCCTGGCCCAAGCAGTGGGGCAGTGGCCAGGGGCCAAGCTGCTAGACCATGTCTGTGTGGAGAGCAGCATTCTGG ACTCCTGTGAGGTTTTGGCCCCACACTATGAAGTGTTtgtggagctgagggggttgagGAATCTGTCGGAGGAAAATCGAGACAAG CTTGACCACTGCCTTCAGGAGGCCTCCCCTCAGTACAAGGCCTTGCGGATCCGGGGCAGTGTGGGTCTTGCCAAAGTCCATCTGGTGAGGCCAGGGAGCTTCAGCGTTCTTCGGAGAGCGCTAGcagcctgcccctcctcctcctggcctCCTGGAATGCCTCGGGTCCTCAGGCTCAGGCACCTGGCCCAGCTCCTGCAGAACAGTGTGATATCCTAA
- the Ghdc gene encoding GH3 domain-containing protein isoform X2 — MSSLEMLLLWLLLLLLLLLPLLAMLWQQRAWGARPCWLISLQHRVSWGMLGWAAAWQQRKLERSTLNAGQSQQQALMWCLKKAQGSCCLPREYTDVSTFRNHLPLTQISHTQEKESEEKLPSPTFPQYHGDASLQATLLGLITLNKAYPEVLAPGSTACVTPISPWPCSVPWLGHALGRVSPDGAKDTRTLLLEALISPGLRVLEARTAVELLDVFVGLEADGEELAEAIASGSLGRLLPKRATELQEALEQGPRGLALRLWPKLQVVVTLDSGGQAEAVAALRVLWCQGLAFFSPAYAASGGVMALNLWPEQPQGSYLLPPEAPFIELLPIKKGTQEEAASTLLLTDAQREEEYELVLTDHTSLTRCRLGDVVQVVGTYNQCPVVRFTRRLGQTLSVRGEVTDETVFSVALAQAVGQWPGAKLLDHVCVESSILDSCEVLAPHYEVFVELRGLRNLSEENRDKLDHCLQEASPQYKALRIRGSVGLAKVHLVRPGSFSVLRRALAACPSSSWPPGMPRVLRLRHLAQLLQNSVIS; from the exons AT GAGCTCCTTGGAGATGCttctgctgtggctgctgctgctcctgctgctgctcctgccccTGCTGGCCATGCTCTGGCAGCAAAGGGCTTGGGGTGCCAGGCCATGCTGGCTGATCAGTCTCCAGCACCGAGTGTCCTGGGGGATGCTGGGCTGGGCAGCCGCCTGGCAGCAGCGGAAACTAGAACGGAGCACATTGAATGCAGGCCAGAGCCAGCAGCAGGCCCTTATGTGGTGTCTGAAGAAAGCCCAGGGTTCCTGCTGTCTCCCCAGGGAGTACACAG ACGTGAGCACCTTCCGGAATCATCTTCCACTGACCCAAATCAGCCACACCcaggagaaagaaagtgaagagaaaCTCCCGTCCCCTACCTTCCCCCAGTACCATGGAGATGCCTCTTTGCAG GCCACCCTACTGGGTCTAATAACCCTAAACAAGGCCTACCCTGAAGTGCTGGCTCCGGGAAGTACTGCCTGTGTGACCCCTATATCCCCATGGCCCTGTTCTGTCCCCTGGCTCGGGCATGCCCTGGGTCGGGTAAGCCCCGATGGAGCCAAGGACACCCGGACCCTGCTGCTGGAGGCGTTGATATCCCCGGGGCTGAGAGTGCTTGAGGCAAGGACTGCAGTGGAGCTCCTGGATGTCTTTGTGGGCTTGGAGGCTGATGGTGAAGAACTGGCTGAAGCCATAGCATCTGGGAGCCTAGGAAGGCTTCTCCCCAAACGAGCCACTGAGCTGCAGGAGGCCCTAGAGCAGGGACCCCGAGGATTGGCCCTCCGGCTCTGGCCAAAGCTGCAGGTGGTGGTGACTCTGGATTCAGGAGGACAGGCAGAAGCTGTGGCTGCCCTCAGGGTCCTGTGGTGCCAAGGGCTAGCCTTCTTCTCTCCCGCTTATGCTGCCTCCGGAG GAGTGATGGCCCTAAACCTGTGGCCAGAGCAACCCCAGGGATCCTATCTTCTGCCCCCTGAAGCCCCCTTTATTGAGCTGCTTCCAATCAAGAAAGGAACCCAAGAAGAGGCAGCCTCCACTCTCCTCCTTACTGATGCCCAAAGGGAGGAAGAGTATGAGTTAGTGCTGACGGACCATACCAGCCTGACCAG GTGCCGGCTGGGTGATGTGGTACAGGTGGTTGGTACCTACAATCAGTGTCCCGTGGTCAGGTTCACCCGCAG gCTGGGGCAAACCCTGAGTGTTCGAGGAGAAGTTACTGATGAGACTGTATTCTCTGTGGCCCTGGCCCAAGCAGTGGGGCAGTGGCCAGGGGCCAAGCTGCTAGACCATGTCTGTGTGGAGAGCAGCATTCTGG ACTCCTGTGAGGTTTTGGCCCCACACTATGAAGTGTTtgtggagctgagggggttgagGAATCTGTCGGAGGAAAATCGAGACAAG CTTGACCACTGCCTTCAGGAGGCCTCCCCTCAGTACAAGGCCTTGCGGATCCGGGGCAGTGTGGGTCTTGCCAAAGTCCATCTGGTGAGGCCAGGGAGCTTCAGCGTTCTTCGGAGAGCGCTAGcagcctgcccctcctcctcctggcctCCTGGAATGCCTCGGGTCCTCAGGCTCAGGCACCTGGCCCAGCTCCTGCAGAACAGTGTGATATCCTAA
- the Ghdc gene encoding GH3 domain-containing protein isoform X3, with the protein MLLLWLLLLLLLLLPLLAMLWQQRAWGARPCWLISLQHRVSWGMLGWAAAWQQRKLERSTLNAGQSQQQALMWCLKKAQGSCCLPREYTDVSTFRNHLPLTQISHTQEKESEEKLPSPTFPQYHGDASLQATLLGLITLNKAYPEVLAPGSTACVTPISPWPCSVPWLGHALGRVSPDGAKDTRTLLLEALISPGLRVLEARTAVELLDVFVGLEADGEELAEAIASGSLGRLLPKRATELQEALEQGPRGLALRLWPKLQVVVTLDSGGQAEAVAALRVLWCQGLAFFSPAYAASGGVMALNLWPEQPQGSYLLPPEAPFIELLPIKKGTQEEAASTLLLTDAQREEEYELVLTDHTSLTRCRLGDVVQVVGTYNQCPVVRFTRRLGQTLSVRGEVTDETVFSVALAQAVGQWPGAKLLDHVCVESSILDSCEVLAPHYEVFVELRGLRNLSEENRDKLDHCLQEASPQYKALRIRGSVGLAKVHLVRPGSFSVLRRALAACPSSSWPPGMPRVLRLRHLAQLLQNSVIS; encoded by the exons ATGCttctgctgtggctgctgctgctcctgctgctgctcctgccccTGCTGGCCATGCTCTGGCAGCAAAGGGCTTGGGGTGCCAGGCCATGCTGGCTGATCAGTCTCCAGCACCGAGTGTCCTGGGGGATGCTGGGCTGGGCAGCCGCCTGGCAGCAGCGGAAACTAGAACGGAGCACATTGAATGCAGGCCAGAGCCAGCAGCAGGCCCTTATGTGGTGTCTGAAGAAAGCCCAGGGTTCCTGCTGTCTCCCCAGGGAGTACACAG ACGTGAGCACCTTCCGGAATCATCTTCCACTGACCCAAATCAGCCACACCcaggagaaagaaagtgaagagaaaCTCCCGTCCCCTACCTTCCCCCAGTACCATGGAGATGCCTCTTTGCAG GCCACCCTACTGGGTCTAATAACCCTAAACAAGGCCTACCCTGAAGTGCTGGCTCCGGGAAGTACTGCCTGTGTGACCCCTATATCCCCATGGCCCTGTTCTGTCCCCTGGCTCGGGCATGCCCTGGGTCGGGTAAGCCCCGATGGAGCCAAGGACACCCGGACCCTGCTGCTGGAGGCGTTGATATCCCCGGGGCTGAGAGTGCTTGAGGCAAGGACTGCAGTGGAGCTCCTGGATGTCTTTGTGGGCTTGGAGGCTGATGGTGAAGAACTGGCTGAAGCCATAGCATCTGGGAGCCTAGGAAGGCTTCTCCCCAAACGAGCCACTGAGCTGCAGGAGGCCCTAGAGCAGGGACCCCGAGGATTGGCCCTCCGGCTCTGGCCAAAGCTGCAGGTGGTGGTGACTCTGGATTCAGGAGGACAGGCAGAAGCTGTGGCTGCCCTCAGGGTCCTGTGGTGCCAAGGGCTAGCCTTCTTCTCTCCCGCTTATGCTGCCTCCGGAG GAGTGATGGCCCTAAACCTGTGGCCAGAGCAACCCCAGGGATCCTATCTTCTGCCCCCTGAAGCCCCCTTTATTGAGCTGCTTCCAATCAAGAAAGGAACCCAAGAAGAGGCAGCCTCCACTCTCCTCCTTACTGATGCCCAAAGGGAGGAAGAGTATGAGTTAGTGCTGACGGACCATACCAGCCTGACCAG GTGCCGGCTGGGTGATGTGGTACAGGTGGTTGGTACCTACAATCAGTGTCCCGTGGTCAGGTTCACCCGCAG gCTGGGGCAAACCCTGAGTGTTCGAGGAGAAGTTACTGATGAGACTGTATTCTCTGTGGCCCTGGCCCAAGCAGTGGGGCAGTGGCCAGGGGCCAAGCTGCTAGACCATGTCTGTGTGGAGAGCAGCATTCTGG ACTCCTGTGAGGTTTTGGCCCCACACTATGAAGTGTTtgtggagctgagggggttgagGAATCTGTCGGAGGAAAATCGAGACAAG CTTGACCACTGCCTTCAGGAGGCCTCCCCTCAGTACAAGGCCTTGCGGATCCGGGGCAGTGTGGGTCTTGCCAAAGTCCATCTGGTGAGGCCAGGGAGCTTCAGCGTTCTTCGGAGAGCGCTAGcagcctgcccctcctcctcctggcctCCTGGAATGCCTCGGGTCCTCAGGCTCAGGCACCTGGCCCAGCTCCTGCAGAACAGTGTGATATCCTAA
- the LOC116078283 gene encoding 60S ribosomal protein L37-like, producing the protein MTKGTASFGKGRNKTHMLSRRCDSKAYHLQKSTCGKCGYPAKRKRKYNWSTKAKRRNTTGTGRMRHLRIVYRRFRHGFHEGTMPKPKRAAVAASSSS; encoded by the exons ATGACGAAAGGAACGGCATCCTTTGGAAAGGGTCGCAATAAGACGCACATGCTGTCCCGCCGCTGTGACTCCAAGGCCTACCACCTTCAGAAGTCGACCTGTGGCAAATGTGGCTACCCTGCCAAGCGCAAGAGAAAGTATAACTGGAGTACCAAG GCTAAGAGGCGAAACACTACCGGGACTGGTCGGATGAGGCACCTAAGGATTGTCTACCGCAGATTCAGACATGGATTCCATGAAGGAACAATGCCTAAACCCAAGAGGGCAGCTGTTGCAGCATCCAGTTCATCTTGA